CAACTCAGCGGACATTAACTCAAGGGGCTTCCTAACCTCGTAGAGTTGAAGTACGTCATTCCTAGTTAATGGCGTTATCACATAGGACTTACCCCTCTTAATAACAAGGCCATCACGCTCAAGCCTAGCCAAAGCCTCCCTAACGGGAGTCCTACTAACATTGAGCATTCGGGCCAGGGCATCCTCACGAAGAGCCTCACCAAGCCTAAACCTACCACTAACAATACCACTAATCAACTCCCTATACACCCTCTCAGACAACTTCTCCGAAGTGAAAACCATCAAGAGAACAGATAGAGAATTAATAAATTTATACATTATCACCGTCATTAATAATGAGATAAAATTTAAAAATGTATACAATATAAAATACTTAGGGGTAATATCATGGGTACAAAGACAGTAAAACCCTCCCTCGGCATAATGATAGCTTTAGCTCTTGCTTCAACAGCTGGTTTAGCTCTCGAGTTTTATTCTTTCGTAATCTACGGCTATGCGGCAACGTTAGCATTTCCGAAGGTTTTCTTCCCCAAACTACCACTAGTCCTGGCTATAGTGATTGGTTATCTAACATTCGCTGCGGGGTTTCCCGCAAGAATTATTGGTGCATTTGTCTTTGGTCATTTCGGTGATAAGTACGGAAGAAGTGGAGCTTTCATATGGGATTTAATCGTTACTGGCGTTGCTACAATCCTCATAGGTTTACTACCTGGATATACAGTATTAGGTTATGGTGCGCCTATATTACTGACCATTCTAAGGTTTTTCCAGGGCTTTGGCTTGGGTGGCGAATTTGGTGGTGCAACGGCACTATTAGTTGAGTTTGCGGAGGCTGGTAGTAGTAGGTGGAGGGAGTTCTGGGTTGGTTGGGCCAATGCCGGGTTCTCTATAGGAGGTTTGGCAGGTGCCTTGGCATTGCTTATACCTAACTTCGCAACAACAGGTTGGAGAATAGCATTCATATTATCGGCGGTGATCTTCATACCAGCATTAGTGGCTAGAATAATTATTAGGGAATCCCCATTTATGGCACCACTACTTGAGAAGAAATTAACCGCAAGTGCGCCAAGTATCTCGGTATTTAGGAGATATTGGTTACCCATAATATTAATTGCGATGTGGGCATCATTCCAGCAATTCGATGGTTACGCATCACTTACGTATATGGTTACATTCATGAAATTCCTATCATACCCTATAGTATTAATATCATTGATAATAATCATAGGTAGGATATACGACCTGGCTGGAGTATTCCTAAACGCAGTCTTTGGGAAGTTCCTAAAGAGAAGGGTTGCTGGCTTCATAATGATAGCAGTAACAACAGCATTCTCATACCTCTTCACTTATTCCCTCATAATTAGAAACATACCATTAGTCTTAATATCAGAGCTATTCCTAGTACTCTTCGGTGTAGGCTTAATGCATGCCTTCGCACCAGTGCTGGCCTCGGAGAATTTCCCAACAAGATATAGGTACTCAGGTTCAGGAATAGCCTACCAACTCTCGGCTATCATTGGTGGTATGTTTACACCATCAATATTAACAGCATTAATAGGTAAGGAGGTAATGACAAAGTGGTTCTACGTACCGCTATTCTACTTCATATACTTCATAATAGCCACAATAGCCCTAGTACTACTAAGAGAGACTAAGGGAATAGCGTTAGCGAAGCTCGATGAGGAAGATCTATCAAAGGGTGGATAATTGAAAAGAAAACGTTCATTTAAATATTTAATTTCTATTCTGTTTCTATTACTACGCTACATTTTGCTTATGACTTCTACGCCTTACCTGCAGTGGCAATACCTCTATTGTTACTACGTGGGTTTTGAATACGTAGTTCCCCATCGCCACAACCCCATCCTCATGTAGACCAACCTATCCTTGAATCCCACCCAAGGCTAACTCATAAAGGCCAATCAAGGCCGTGATAAGGGCAGGGAAGAATTACCACCTGGCGGAGGCATACACGGACCACGAATAACGAGTGAGGCCCAAGAAACAAACCAAAACCAGAAGCAAGCAACTGATTAGGCAGGCACCAACCGCCCAAGGCACACGGTCGCCTTGCTATTAAGTCTCGCCCTTATCGTGACTTCATGCACGTTGGCGCACACGTGCATAATACAGGAGTGCATCGTATTGCATTACCCCAATGCTATGGCTTTAACTATTTATTGCGATTATAATGCGCAACTACCTATCTTAGCCAGGGATTTCATGGTACCATTAGTACTAACCAAGAGACATCTTGATGAGGGCATTAGGATATTCGAAGATGCAATCAAGGAGCTATCCCGTGAGACTAGATGAGACTTATTAGTCATTAACAGCACAGCTATAGAAATATACCATGTTATTTTTATTAAGCAACCCTTTTATGCATTATTTTACCATTTATGTAGGTGGCTATTACCAAGTTTTTTATAATGTTATCATTACTTAAACAATTTATAGGATCTTCAAAGCATCGCATCAATAGATTTAGGTCCCAAACCACAAAGTCTGCCTTATTGCCAGGTTTTAACGCCACAATGCTATTGTCATGAACACACCTTTGGGCATTCAGTGTATAGAGTTTAAATGCATCATATAATGATATATCGCACAATGCGGGGTTCATCTCGTGTGTATTCATTAACGTATTGACTATGCTATTTACATAGTAGGTTCTGTAAATGCTTGTTATCAAGCCATAAATGGGATTATGATTTATTACATCGGAGTCGGAACTATTGCATACGATAATGCCTTGTTCTAGATAATTCCTAATGTTCATAAATCGATTAGTTCTTATTAGGCCTAAATTACTTATTATCAACTTACCGAGAAAGTGCATGAAACCTGTCTGTGTCTCTATCATCACGCCATTCTCCCTTATCCTCTCAATATCCCGAGACGTTGGTGCATAGACATGGATTAGCGTGAAAGAGACATTGGGGTATTTCATCTTCATATCCTCAATTATATTCAACGCCTCCTCAACGGCCTTATCACCAATTGTGTGTATGCAAATCATTTTATTAGGGAACTCGCTGAGCAAATAGTCTATTGTTTTTCGGAGCTCCTCGAGGTTCCACGTTGGGATTCCTCTATTGTCGTCATCGATTTCAGTAAAGTTCTTGTTCCATGGGTCTCTCATCCATGCCGTCCTCGCTAGTCCACTGCCGTCCATGAATATTTTGAACCCGAGAAACGTTAATTTCTCGCCCTCCCTAATCATGCGTGCAATGGTGACTTTCCTTTTGGCGTCTTCGTATGAGAAGACAGGTAGGCAAATCTTGACCAGTACTTTGAGCATATTGTTTTCGCTGAGTTCATTTAACGCCCGAATCCTTAGTTCCTCATCAATATCGCCACCAGTGCCTCCTGGGTCCTTAACCGTGGTTATTCCTGTTTTTAGGTATTCGTCCTGGATCTTAAGTATGGCCTCCTTATAGTGATTTACCGTGAATTGCGGTATGTACCTTCTCACCAGGTCCATGGCTGCTGGCTCGTAAAGAATACCATTCGGTGTCCCGTCAGGTTCACGTCCTATCAAACCACCAGGTGGATCCTGTGTGCTTTTGGTGATACCGGCTATCTCTAAGGCCTTGCTATTGCAGACTGCGTAGTGTCCCGATGTATGCATTATGAAGACGGGTTTATCACTAGCGGCTTTATCCAGATCCCACCGGGTTGGTAATCTCCCTATCCTCCCTTCATAAAGGCCATAGCCTAAGATCCATGGGAATTCAGCTTTACCGCTAAATTCTCTTAATTTCTGTATGATATCATCGATGTTGTGAGCATCGCTGAGATTTACCATAAATGTGTAATGAAGTCCCATCATTAATAGGTGGTTGTGAGAATCTATAATGCCTGGCGTTATTAAATAATCACCGTAATCTATGACCTCTACATTACTTAATTCACTGTTTGATAATGTATCTAGAACCTTCTCTATATTGCCCGTTGTCTCATTAAACAGTAAGTATTTTCCATACGGTTTTTCAGGGTCCATGGTATATATTATTTTAGCCTTCACGGCCTTCATGACCATCAAGCCCCCTAACAGTTTCAGCCAGTACCTTGAGTCCGTTTATTAGGTCTTCATTCTTCGTGAACTCCTCCTTCGTGTGGCTTCTTCCGTTGACCGAGGGTACGAATATCATGCCGACCCTACTAATCCTAGCCATGTACTGGGCATCATGACCAGCCCAACTCCACATAAACCTATACCTCAAACCCAAGTCCTTGCAAGCATCCTCAATGGTCCTAATAATCTCCCTATCAAACTCCACCTTGCCGTGCATGAATAAATCACGGTGTTCAAACCCAACACCTAAATCCTCAGCAATTGCCCTTCCCACATCAATTACGTACGTAACTGCCTTATTTACCTCATCTTCGTACGGACTCCTAATGTCTAAGGTAAAGCTCACCTCGCTCGGTATGACATTGTATATGCCCGGCTTAACATTAATAATCCCGACAGTAGCCCTAAGTCTCTCATTGGAGTCCCTAATCAATGCATAATCCCTAATAAACTCTATGAACCTGGCCATCGCCAGGACGGCATCCCTCCTGAGGGCCATTGGTGTTGGGCCGGCTTGATTAGCCTCGCCGGCAAACTTAATCTCTAAAACCCTAATGTTCACAATACCAAGTGGTATACCTATTTGGTAACCTTCTCTCTCAAGCACAGGTCCTTGCTCAATGTGGAGCTCAAGGTAGTACCTTGGCGGGTCATGCATGAGCCTATTGGGTTCCTCACCCATGAAACCAGACGCCCTTAATGCATCGCCAAAGGTTATACCGTCCTTATAGACGCCGGTGGTTAGTCCAGAACCAAGTAGTGATGGGATCCACCTGGCCCCCTCCTCATTCGTGAAGTCAATAAGCATTAACCTATGATTCTTAACCTCATCCCTAAGCCCACGGAGTACCTCAAGCCCGGCAATAACCCCGTAAGCACCATCAAACTTACCACCACCGAGGACTGAGTCTAAATGCGAACCAATGGCTATGGCTGGTTTACTCGGATCACCAATCTCGGCGATAATATTACTAGCATCATCAAACTTGATACGGGCACCAATCGCACTAAGCTTAGCGATCAACTCCCTCCTAATCCTAATATCGTTTTCACCCAGGGCGAGCCTATCCGTGCCAAAACCCTCAACCCAACCGACCCTACTCAACACCTCAAAATCATCAAGAAAATGCCCAAAATCAACAGGCATGACTTATATTCTAAAAATTTATACTTTTATTTTTTCTCTCAAATAATAGCTCCTATTTCAAGGTAATAGAGAAAACTTAAAAATAAACTATATTGATTTAAAGTATGCCTAGCTCGAATGTTGGAGGGAAAGTGGTTTTCCCTTTAAAAACTGCTGTTATGGCTAGTATATCTCAGTGGTTGGGTTATGGTTTTGATGTGTATGATATGACACTTGTTGTTGGTCTTACACCATTCTTAATAAAGCATTACTACCTGATAAAATACCGTCATTTGTAGCTACAGTCATCATATTGCTAGGTTTCTCAACCACATTATTACTCAGACCTATTGGCAGTGCATTATTTGGTCACTATGGTGATAAACTAGGCAGAAGAAACACACTACTTATGACACTAAGCGGCTTAGGAGCTTCATCCGCTCTTTCTGCTGCGCTTCCCACATACGGACAAGTCGGCCTACTAGCCTTTGGATTATATGTGACGCTAAGAGGCGCCGTGGGTTTATTCGCTGGTGGTGAGTACGCAGCCGGTCATCCCTTCGCCATGGAGCAGGTTACACCAAAATGGAGGGGTACCTTTGCAGGTTGGGTTCAGAGTGGTTGGCCTCTTGGTAGCGGTCTTGCCGGCACCGTCATTCTCCTATTTGAGAGGTGGTTGGGACCTGGCATGTACGCCGTTGGTTGGAGATACGTATTTCTCACCGGCCTTATACCGGTTGCCCTTGGCCTAGCCGTTAGACTCGCTATGAGGGATACACCATTATTCCAAGAATTGAAGAAGATAGGTAAAGTCGAAAGGACACCATTCTTCAACCTATTTAAACCACCAACACTATGGAACTTCCTCCAGGTTCTTTTAGTTACAACGGGCGCGGCAATAAACTCCTACGCCATACTTATGGCAATGCTAAACCTAATACCAGCAGCTGCTAAGGCTCCCGCAGAAATGATGGCACTCTTATTACTTATATATGGCTGGGTCGGACTTCCACTTGACATAATATCAGGTACCCTAACAGACTTTGCCGGTAGGAGACGCTTATTCATTTATACATCCATAATATATGGTATTTTAACAATACCAATTCTGTATGAATATAGTATAGGATTTATACATGGAATAGTGAATTATGTATACCTAGGATTAATACTAATGATGCTCTCAGACTGCTTAATGTGGGGTTCCATGCCTGCGTATTTAACTGAGAGATTTCCAACTGGCAGAAGAGCAAGTGGTGTTGGTTTTGGTTATAGTGCAGGGCTTATAATACCTGCATTCACATCATACTATATTTATTACCTACATACCACTCTTTCAGCGATAGAGGGACCCATACCCTGGCTAACTACGGCCATATACTTCATAATAGGATTTATACTCTTCGGTATTGGAGCATATCTAGGCCCAGAAACAAGGAATATAGATCTAAGAGAAATAAAATAACTAAGTTTATCCTTTGCTACCCCTTCTCTTAATGTTCGCTGGAACATTAATCCCCATGAACATTCACGGTCCGTTACTGTTACAACGGCACTCATGACAAGCCACCTTACTGCTTTCTCGTTATTATTCAATTCCTAAATAACGGGGCTGTTTCCGCGGCGCTTTTGCGCATCGAATTCTAATTACTTAGTCCTTGGTCTCTCACCGTGGTGCATAGAGTCGTATGGGGTAAAAGCATGAACCTTAGTTGGACTAGCCATCATGGGCTGGGCATTAGTCGTACTCTTCCTACTCCCCGCAGTGAGTAGTTACAGTGAGGCTTTGGGTCATTACAATAGTTTGGTCACGTGTATGGCTCGGTATAGGGCTTTGGTTAGTAACTACACGGTGCTCGCCAACCAAGGCCTTGCCATGGCCGAGGCGCTGGGTAATCTAACGATGGCAAATGTCTACGCACTAAATCAGTCAATGGCACTCCTCAACAACGTGCACCGCGAATTAATGGGCTCTAAACAATACGCTAGGCATCAACAGCCAAGTACTCAATTAAGTAATGACTGAGTTGAGGGTTGTCAATGAGGATGTAATCATCAACAAGCCACTTTGCGGATTTGTCAAGCCTATTAATCAAATGAGGTGACCAAAAAGCCCAGCGAGATCTTTGAGATTGTGGATAATTGTGTGACCTGGCAATTGGATGTCTTCTTGGTCTCGACTTCATTGCCATCCTTAACGGTTAAGATGGGGGGTTAGGGAATTGTCCCATTTATTGTGTGTTATTATTGCATATTGTGTAAATAGTCATGATCAATGCCGAATATTTTGAATATAAAGTCTTTAATTAAAAATATGTTTGGAGGAAATGCTTTAAAAATAGAATATATAGTCCCGAGAACGATGGGTAAGGAGTCTAGTTATGGGTTAAAACGCGGTGTTGTAACTTTTTGGGAGCTTGTTTTTCAATCACTAAGTTTTACAGCACCTGGGATAGCGGCTTTAGCCACGTTAAGCGGTGCTGTGGCCTTCGCCTACGGGTCAGCGCCACTTTCGGTTATTCTTGCAGCACTGGGTGTGGCGTCGGCGGCGTATGCAGTCTATGAATTCTCCCTTAAGGTTGCATCCAGCGGTGGTTACTACAGGTATATCGAGAGGGGGTTTGGACCCAGGGTCGGTGCGTGGAGTGGGTGGTTGTACATACTGTATGCAGGTGTTGCCGCAACACCCTTTATTTACCTAGAGACTGCCTTGGCCGTCCAATACGGATTATCCGAACTAGGTATCAACCTCCCGAGCTGGTCCTGGTACCCATTAGGCATAGCCGATGCACTACTCGCCCTGGTGCTACCTTACCTAGGCATTAAACCCTCAGTTAAGTACATGCTCTGGACAGGCATGATTGAGATAGCAGCCCTAATGCTTGGTGGTGCAATCATAATCGCATTATCCCCCAAGCCCTGGGACCCACTCGTATTCACACCGGCATATGCACCAGGCGGTTGGTCTGGGGTTGGTATGGGCCTTATCTTCGCCTTCACGGCCTTCGCAGGTTGGGGCTCAATGACATTCCTAGGCGCAGAGGCTAAGGAGGCTCACGTAAACATTAGGAGGGGCGTAATTGCCGTTGTTTTGCTATTATCCGTATTCTTCATATTCATGATGTACGCACTAATAATTGGCTGGGGACCCAGTAACGCATCTACCTACTTCCAATACTTCATACCTGGTATAACCGAAGCCGTTAAGTACGGCTTATTACCCATAGCCATCCTCTGGATGATTCTAGTGACGAATAGCGGCTTCACGGATACTATGGCAATACTAAATGCCGTGGCCAGGGACATGTACACAATGGCCAAGGACAGCGCCCTACCCCAATGGCTCTCAATAACACATCCCAGGTACAAGACGCCGCACAGGGCATTGATACTCGATACAGTAATCGGCCTAGCACTATTTACAGCACTTGGCTGGACCCTAGGACCACTAAACGCATTCCTAATAACCGGGCTTTGGGGCGGTATTGCAACCTCCATCGAGCACCTCCTAATAAACATCGCACTACCGCTGTACTCCAGAAAGAGGGACTTCTTCAAGTGGACCCACGTGGCGGTACCCACAATAGCCTCAGTACTGTACCTCTTCGTCCTATACGCAACCGCCATAACAACTGCAATAAGCCTACCGGTCATCGTGGCAGTAACATTTTTAGTGGCTTGGTTCATAATAACTGGGGTAATATCCTGGAAAAAACCAGTGGTTCCAAGGCTTGAGGAGGGTGAGGAGTTGTGATAACGATTGACGGGACTAGGGAGGAAAACCTACACTACAGGTGGAGCCCAAACCTAAGGCCCATAGCCAGTGTCAGGGATGGTGATGAGGTCACCGTAATCATACCAGACTCATCAACAATGCAAATAAGGCCAGGAATGACCGCAGAGGACCTGGCAAAACTCGACTCATCAAAATTCGACGCCGCAGTCGGGCCCATCTACGTCGAGGGTGCTGAACCTGGTGATGCGTTGGCTGTTGACATACTCGATATTGAGGTCGGTGATTGGGGGTGGTCAGCAATACTTGGCTTCATAGGGCTTCTCAAGGGCAGGTTTAGGGACCTACTCATTCACTGGAGGATTAGCAATGGTTACGCAGAGACAACAGGCGACTTCCTCAGGGGTATTAGGATACCGGTTAGGCCTTTCCTTGGTGTTATTGGTGTTGCGCCTAGGGAGGGTGAGTTCGAGATGATACCGCCGCAGTACTTCGGTGGTAACATGGACAATAAACTTCACGGAGTCGGAGCCAGGGTCTACCTACCAGTCAATGTCAGGGGTGCCTTATTATCGCTGGCTGATCCACATGCTAGTCAGGGTGATGGTGAGGTGACTGGAACAGCAATAGAAACAAACGCAACAGTTAGGATCAGGGTCAACGTGATTAAGGGCCTGGGCATAAGGAGGCCATTTACAGTGGCCTCAATCAAGGACGAACCAACCAACGTCATCGCGACCATGGGCATATCCAGCGATTTATACCAGGCGGCCAGGGATGCCCTTGAGGACATGCTAACGATACTGAATAAGCTCTATGGGTTAACACCCGAGGAGGGTTACGTACTAAGTAGTGTGATTGGTAACCTTAGGATCTCGGAAATAGTTGACGAACCAAACTACGTAGTAACACTAACAATACCAAGAAGCATAATAGAAAGGATAAGGCAATGAAAGATTTACCTAGTGAGTTGTTTAATTATTTTATTGCGATTTTTTGATGTTAGGCAGGGGAAAGCAACGCCTGAGGAGTTGACTGGGTCCACATTCACAATAAGTAACCTGGGAATGACAGAGGTCATTTACTTCACACCAATAATAAACCCGCCGGAGGTCGCGATACTCGGTGTTGGGAAGATTAGGGATACCAATGGGAGAAAACTCCTACCGCTAAGCCTAACCCTTGATCACAGGGTGATTGATGGCTACGTGGGCGCTCAATTCCTGGGTAGGCTCAAGGAGTTGATTGAGAAGCCCCAGGGAGTACTGCCTGGACTACCGTCTCCGCCTGAGGTTTCCTATACCCTAAGCGCGGTTTCACTGTCAGATACTAGGATTGAGGCTACCATAAGGAACTTCAGGGTAATGGTTGATGAGACAGAGGATGCGGGAGGTACAAACACAGCGCCAAACCCAATAGAATACTTACTACTTGCCCTAGCTGGGTGCATGAATGTAACCATTAGGAAGATAGCCAGGGAGATAGGTGTTAAGATAGACTCAATGCAATTAACAGTGACCGGTTCACTAAACCCAGCCAGGTTTGAGGGTCTCACAAAGACTGGGAGGGCTGGCTTGACTCATGTAAGTATTGAACTGAGTATATCAACAACAGCACCAAGGGATGCAATAAACGATATAATTAAGGAGGCCGAGGAAAGATGCCCAGTGCACGACACATTAACTCAAGGAACACAAATTGTTTAAGTCTTAGTAAGGTGTCGTAAATCACGTTTAAGAGATGCATTAGGTAAACTTTCTGTTTCTTTTTAATTATTCTCATGTAGTATGTTTTAAATGGGCCTTAAATTATGTTTGCCATGGTATGGACCTTATCGATAAGCGAAGTACTAGGTGGGTATTGACCCTATTGCCGTATAGTGTCGCCATTGGTCCTCTGGGTACCCTGATTACTCTCGAGATAGCATCGTTTAGAGGTAGCCCCGTGGATGTTGGTTACGCCATGGCTGCGGGCTCTGCTGCCGGTATCATTGCGCCATTACTGTGGGGTTTCCTGCTTGACAGGTATGGTAATAAGGAGGTGCTTGTCCTGGGTTTTCTCGGCACAGCCCTATTCATCCTAGCTCTTACCTATGCGCCTAATATTCCACAAATAGCCCTTTACTACGCCGCATCATCACTATTCTCCTCCGCCGTTGGTGTTTCCACAAGTTTCATCCTTATTAAGTCCTCGAGCAAGT
This is a stretch of genomic DNA from Vulcanisaeta moutnovskia 768-28. It encodes these proteins:
- a CDS encoding MFS transporter, with translation MGTKTVKPSLGIMIALALASTAGLALEFYSFVIYGYAATLAFPKVFFPKLPLVLAIVIGYLTFAAGFPARIIGAFVFGHFGDKYGRSGAFIWDLIVTGVATILIGLLPGYTVLGYGAPILLTILRFFQGFGLGGEFGGATALLVEFAEAGSSRWREFWVGWANAGFSIGGLAGALALLIPNFATTGWRIAFILSAVIFIPALVARIIIRESPFMAPLLEKKLTASAPSISVFRRYWLPIILIAMWASFQQFDGYASLTYMVTFMKFLSYPIVLISLIIIIGRIYDLAGVFLNAVFGKFLKRRVAGFIMIAVTTAFSYLFTYSLIIRNIPLVLISELFLVLFGVGLMHAFAPVLASENFPTRYRYSGSGIAYQLSAIIGGMFTPSILTALIGKEVMTKWFYVPLFYFIYFIIATIALVLLRETKGIALAKLDEEDLSKGG
- a CDS encoding amidohydrolase, whose amino-acid sequence is MVMKAVKAKIIYTMDPEKPYGKYLLFNETTGNIEKVLDTLSNSELSNVEVIDYGDYLITPGIIDSHNHLLMMGLHYTFMVNLSDAHNIDDIIQKLREFSGKAEFPWILGYGLYEGRIGRLPTRWDLDKAASDKPVFIMHTSGHYAVCNSKALEIAGITKSTQDPPGGLIGREPDGTPNGILYEPAAMDLVRRYIPQFTVNHYKEAILKIQDEYLKTGITTVKDPGGTGGDIDEELRIRALNELSENNMLKVLVKICLPVFSYEDAKRKVTIARMIREGEKLTFLGFKIFMDGSGLARTAWMRDPWNKNFTEIDDDNRGIPTWNLEELRKTIDYLLSEFPNKMICIHTIGDKAVEEALNIIEDMKMKYPNVSFTLIHVYAPTSRDIERIRENGVMIETQTGFMHFLGKLIISNLGLIRTNRFMNIRNYLEQGIIVCNSSDSDVINHNPIYGLITSIYRTYYVNSIVNTLMNTHEMNPALCDISLYDAFKLYTLNAQRCVHDNSIVALKPGNKADFVVWDLNLLMRCFEDPINCLSNDNIIKNLVIATYINGKIMHKRVA
- a CDS encoding Zn-dependent hydrolase, yielding MPVDFGHFLDDFEVLSRVGWVEGFGTDRLALGENDIRIRRELIAKLSAIGARIKFDDASNIIAEIGDPSKPAIAIGSHLDSVLGGGKFDGAYGVIAGLEVLRGLRDEVKNHRLMLIDFTNEEGARWIPSLLGSGLTTGVYKDGITFGDALRASGFMGEEPNRLMHDPPRYYLELHIEQGPVLEREGYQIGIPLGIVNIRVLEIKFAGEANQAGPTPMALRRDAVLAMARFIEFIRDYALIRDSNERLRATVGIINVKPGIYNVIPSEVSFTLDIRSPYEDEVNKAVTYVIDVGRAIAEDLGVGFEHRDLFMHGKVEFDREIIRTIEDACKDLGLRYRFMWSWAGHDAQYMARISRVGMIFVPSVNGRSHTKEEFTKNEDLINGLKVLAETVRGLDGHEGREG
- a CDS encoding MFS transporter, which codes for MLLGFSTTLLLRPIGSALFGHYGDKLGRRNTLLMTLSGLGASSALSAALPTYGQVGLLAFGLYVTLRGAVGLFAGGEYAAGHPFAMEQVTPKWRGTFAGWVQSGWPLGSGLAGTVILLFERWLGPGMYAVGWRYVFLTGLIPVALGLAVRLAMRDTPLFQELKKIGKVERTPFFNLFKPPTLWNFLQVLLVTTGAAINSYAILMAMLNLIPAAAKAPAEMMALLLLIYGWVGLPLDIISGTLTDFAGRRRLFIYTSIIYGILTIPILYEYSIGFIHGIVNYVYLGLILMMLSDCLMWGSMPAYLTERFPTGRRASGVGFGYSAGLIIPAFTSYYIYYLHTTLSAIEGPIPWLTTAIYFIIGFILFGIGAYLGPETRNIDLREIK
- a CDS encoding APC family permease → MGKESSYGLKRGVVTFWELVFQSLSFTAPGIAALATLSGAVAFAYGSAPLSVILAALGVASAAYAVYEFSLKVASSGGYYRYIERGFGPRVGAWSGWLYILYAGVAATPFIYLETALAVQYGLSELGINLPSWSWYPLGIADALLALVLPYLGIKPSVKYMLWTGMIEIAALMLGGAIIIALSPKPWDPLVFTPAYAPGGWSGVGMGLIFAFTAFAGWGSMTFLGAEAKEAHVNIRRGVIAVVLLLSVFFIFMMYALIIGWGPSNASTYFQYFIPGITEAVKYGLLPIAILWMILVTNSGFTDTMAILNAVARDMYTMAKDSALPQWLSITHPRYKTPHRALILDTVIGLALFTALGWTLGPLNAFLITGLWGGIATSIEHLLINIALPLYSRKRDFFKWTHVAVPTIASVLYLFVLYATAITTAISLPVIVAVTFLVAWFIITGVISWKKPVVPRLEEGEEL
- a CDS encoding acetamidase/formamidase family protein; the encoded protein is MITIDGTREENLHYRWSPNLRPIASVRDGDEVTVIIPDSSTMQIRPGMTAEDLAKLDSSKFDAAVGPIYVEGAEPGDALAVDILDIEVGDWGWSAILGFIGLLKGRFRDLLIHWRISNGYAETTGDFLRGIRIPVRPFLGVIGVAPREGEFEMIPPQYFGGNMDNKLHGVGARVYLPVNVRGALLSLADPHASQGDGEVTGTAIETNATVRIRVNVIKGLGIRRPFTVASIKDEPTNVIATMGISSDLYQAARDALEDMLTILNKLYGLTPEEGYVLSSVIGNLRISEIVDEPNYVVTLTIPRSIIERIRQ
- a CDS encoding OsmC family protein, producing MRFFDVRQGKATPEELTGSTFTISNLGMTEVIYFTPIINPPEVAILGVGKIRDTNGRKLLPLSLTLDHRVIDGYVGAQFLGRLKELIEKPQGVLPGLPSPPEVSYTLSAVSLSDTRIEATIRNFRVMVDETEDAGGTNTAPNPIEYLLLALAGCMNVTIRKIAREIGVKIDSMQLTVTGSLNPARFEGLTKTGRAGLTHVSIELSISTTAPRDAINDIIKEAEERCPVHDTLTQGTQIV